Proteins encoded by one window of Puntigrus tetrazona isolate hp1 chromosome 17, ASM1883169v1, whole genome shotgun sequence:
- the nkx2.9 gene encoding NK2 transcription factor related, locus 9, with the protein MAISNKFSFTVRSILDLPENDTESIAHHSPADSYSVSPYSSWAENERGHVSSDESNLEASPDSTGPHALSPEAEHEKRKKRRVLFSKAQTYELERRFRQQRYLSAPEREQLAHLLRLTPTQVKIWFQNHRYKMKRARIECAQDLRQPPVLRRVVVPILVRDGKPYQNCAIDAEKGSCVVPPAVPSSPFGVQGFQPLQQQTPFALFPTYQHFTNTAASRHHFCVW; encoded by the exons ATGGCCATCTCTAACAAGTTCAGTTTCACTGTGAGAAGTATTTTGGATCTGCCGGAAAACGACACGGAGAGCATCGCGCACCATTCTCCAGCGGACTCCTATTCCGTCTCACCTTACTCGTCCTGGGCTGAAAACGAGAGGGGGCATGTCT caTCAGACGAGAGCAACCTCGAGGCTTCCCCGGACTCCACCGGGCCGCACGCGCTTTCGCCGGAGGCGGAGCACGAAAAGCGGAAGAAGCGCCGCGTGTTGTTCTCCAAGGCTCAGACGTACGAACTGGAGAGACGCTTCCGTCAGCAGCGGTACCTGTCCGCTCCGGAACGAGAGCAGCTCGCGCACCTGCTCCGCCTCACGCCCACGCAGGTGAAGATCTGGTTTCAGAACCACAGGTACAAGATGAAGAGAGCGCGGATAGAGTGCGCCCAGGACCTCCGCCAGCCTCCGGTGCTGCGCAGAGTCGTGGTGCCCATTTTGGTCCGAGACGGCAAACCGTATCAGAACTGCGCTATTGACGCAGAAAAAGGAAGCTGCGTCGTTCCTCCGGCAGTGCCGTCCTCGCCCTTCGGCGTTCAAGGTTTCCAGCCTTTACAGCAACAAACGCCCTTCGCGCTTTTCCCCACGTACCAGCACTTTACCAACACGGCGGCCTCCCGCCACCACTTCTGTGTCTGGTGA